One part of the Mariniblastus fucicola genome encodes these proteins:
- a CDS encoding TIGR00282 family metallophosphoesterase → MRILFLGDIVGKPGVDLVCETIPAWRRESSIDIVIANAENADKGSGISPSIYKRLCKAEIDCITLGDHIYRKKDIIDTLVTRDNIVKPCNYPADAPGKNWVVVKSATGRKVAVFSAMGRVFMKPVDCPFTAVERTLAEIPEDVKIRFCDFHAEATSDKQLMGRFLDGKVTAVCGTHTHVTTADEQLLPGGTAYISDVGMSGPHESILGRRIDRVMEATLTFRPIPFDVAKENVQLSGVVIEVEPKTGRSSGIRRIKITEADADRLADGMDE, encoded by the coding sequence ATGCGTATCCTGTTTCTCGGCGACATCGTAGGAAAACCTGGCGTCGATTTGGTTTGTGAAACCATCCCCGCGTGGCGGCGTGAGTCTTCGATCGACATCGTGATCGCCAATGCGGAAAACGCTGACAAGGGATCAGGTATTTCGCCCTCGATTTACAAACGGCTCTGCAAAGCCGAGATCGATTGCATCACGCTTGGCGATCATATCTATCGGAAGAAAGACATCATCGACACGCTTGTGACGCGTGACAATATCGTAAAGCCCTGCAATTATCCTGCGGATGCTCCAGGAAAGAACTGGGTCGTGGTCAAGTCCGCGACAGGACGAAAAGTCGCCGTGTTCAGCGCGATGGGACGCGTGTTCATGAAGCCTGTCGATTGCCCGTTCACGGCAGTGGAAAGGACGCTGGCCGAGATCCCGGAAGATGTCAAAATTCGATTCTGCGACTTCCACGCCGAAGCCACCAGTGACAAGCAGCTAATGGGCCGATTTCTCGATGGCAAGGTTACCGCTGTTTGCGGAACCCATACTCACGTGACGACTGCGGATGAGCAGTTATTGCCTGGAGGCACGGCCTACATCAGCGATGTTGGCATGTCGGGACCACATGAAAGCATTCTTGGTCGTCGAATCGATCGGGTCATGGAAGCAACATTGACGTTCCGCCCGATTCCGTTTGACGTGGCAAAGGAAAACGTTCAGCTTTCTGGTGTCGTCATCGAAGTGGAGCCGAAAACAGGACGGTCCAGCGGAATCCGCCGTATCAAAATTACCGAAGCCGACGCCGATCGGTTGGCTGACGGCATGGATGAATAG
- a CDS encoding tRNA-binding protein has protein sequence MTTKKPLSWAEFERVEMRVGTVVSAEPFPEARNPSYRLLFDFGELGQRKTSAQITDKYSPEELVGRQVVAVVNFPPKQIANMMSECLVLGGIEGKIITLLRPDGVVKNGTRVG, from the coding sequence ATGACTACCAAAAAACCACTAAGCTGGGCTGAATTCGAACGCGTTGAGATGCGCGTCGGCACCGTCGTGTCCGCTGAACCTTTTCCGGAGGCGAGGAACCCCAGCTACCGACTCCTATTTGATTTTGGTGAACTGGGGCAGCGTAAAACCTCCGCCCAGATCACGGATAAATATTCGCCAGAGGAACTCGTTGGTCGGCAGGTGGTCGCAGTGGTTAATTTCCCTCCGAAACAGATTGCCAATATGATGAGTGAATGCCTCGTTCTGGGTGGAATAGAAGGAAAAATAATTACTTTGCTACGGCCGGATGGAGTGGTGAAAAACGGAACCCGGGTAGGATGA
- a CDS encoding tetratricopeptide repeat protein yields the protein MSFYFDMPIEALQESVQNNPLELDLWLTLIQKVAAEDCCENALEEVFIAEDFFPEDSELQAIKSLCLMSLGETREAHDLLQQALRRSPGDDVLSRVLEEFLPNFENVSQDQILNPYAIRELSKAEPFEVEFIERLNSTIDLIDAFNRHEHDPENLIEPLERHVRNFPRDINTKLDLARLCYNLGYHERARAWYEIVILEDPLCASAYFELATIEPIAERAMELSEKGLDLSPRFECGRFNYACLLLKHGLLAEGRNEMLRIPADSTYYVSGLEAIANSLSEEGSFLEAINFQEKVVALSANNAEAWNCYGHFFAQLGDYETALEHFDRVIQMDSEHIDALHNRALMLGKLGKHEKAVHVLKYALTIKPDSEAMLVNLAVELSQAGRIGEAIRLTNESLTHFPTHARMWLNLGSFHYQLGQSDAAIECSQKAIELDPSKELAWWNLACAHAQLGNRKECLSALTHSIARRPELAERVSLEEVLQQFVDQPEFQDLLN from the coding sequence ATGTCATTCTATTTCGACATGCCAATTGAAGCGTTACAAGAATCTGTCCAGAACAACCCGTTGGAACTCGACCTTTGGCTGACGCTGATCCAAAAGGTTGCCGCCGAAGACTGTTGCGAAAATGCGCTGGAAGAAGTCTTCATTGCGGAGGACTTTTTCCCGGAAGACAGTGAACTTCAGGCAATCAAATCTCTATGTCTGATGTCGCTGGGAGAAACCCGCGAGGCTCACGATCTGCTGCAGCAGGCGTTGCGACGAAGCCCGGGCGATGACGTTCTATCGAGAGTCCTGGAGGAGTTTCTTCCAAACTTCGAAAACGTTTCGCAGGATCAAATCCTGAATCCATACGCAATTCGCGAACTGAGCAAGGCTGAGCCATTCGAAGTCGAGTTCATCGAACGGCTGAATTCAACCATCGATCTGATCGATGCGTTTAACCGGCATGAACACGATCCAGAAAATTTAATCGAACCGCTGGAACGGCACGTGAGGAATTTCCCGCGTGACATCAATACAAAACTCGATCTGGCCCGACTCTGCTACAACCTTGGCTATCATGAACGTGCCCGGGCGTGGTACGAGATTGTCATCCTGGAAGATCCGTTATGCGCTTCCGCCTATTTCGAACTCGCAACGATTGAACCGATTGCGGAACGAGCGATGGAGCTGTCCGAAAAAGGACTGGACCTGAGTCCACGATTTGAATGTGGCCGATTCAACTATGCCTGCTTGCTATTGAAACACGGTTTGCTTGCCGAAGGACGCAACGAGATGCTTCGAATTCCGGCTGACTCGACCTACTACGTTTCGGGGCTGGAAGCGATCGCGAATTCGCTGTCTGAAGAAGGCTCCTTTTTGGAAGCGATCAACTTTCAGGAGAAAGTCGTCGCACTCTCAGCTAACAACGCCGAAGCATGGAATTGCTACGGCCACTTTTTCGCTCAGCTTGGTGACTATGAGACCGCACTCGAACACTTCGATCGCGTCATCCAGATGGATAGTGAGCACATCGACGCGCTCCACAACCGTGCTCTGATGTTGGGAAAGCTTGGAAAGCACGAAAAAGCTGTCCACGTTCTGAAATATGCTTTGACGATCAAACCCGATAGTGAAGCGATGCTGGTCAATCTGGCTGTCGAACTGAGCCAGGCCGGGCGAATCGGAGAGGCAATCCGTCTGACGAATGAGTCGCTGACGCATTTCCCAACCCATGCCAGAATGTGGCTGAACTTGGGCAGCTTCCATTATCAACTGGGACAGTCGGATGCCGCGATTGAGTGCAGCCAAAAAGCTATCGAACTCGATCCGTCGAAAGAACTTGCCTGGTGGAATCTGGCCTGCGCCCATGCTCAGTTGGGCAATCGAAAAGAGTGCCTGTCGGCGTTGACGCACAGCATCGCTCGTCGGCCAGAGCTGGCTGAGCGGGTTTCGCTTGAAGAAGTTCTACAGCAGTTTGTCGACCAGCCTGAGTTCCAGGACCTGTTGAACTAA
- a CDS encoding oxidoreductase family protein, which yields MPTDQIAKLCGAESVEIVESIQSLWSGYGEIVRLHLVPQNETVVVKFVSPPEDRSHKYGWESDVSHQRKLSSYANERAWYNGASSECRERCRMANLIASEAVENRWLFVLEDLDKAGFPIRSSGVNERQLNSCLRWLANLHASFLFDTRIPNSQISAIEHGLWPTGTYWHLDTRPDEYDSMPGGVLKNSAASIDQKLNSARFQTIVHGDAKLANFCFSESDDVAVVDFQYVGGGCGMKDFAYFISSCFSDSECESQESDLLQTYFDYLSLAVDDKSLFDAIEEEWRSLYAFAWADFHRFLAGWSPGHWKIHRYSKRLTEQALAQLQN from the coding sequence TTGCCAACCGATCAAATTGCCAAACTCTGCGGCGCCGAATCGGTTGAGATCGTCGAGTCGATTCAATCGCTCTGGAGCGGCTACGGAGAGATCGTTCGACTGCATCTGGTTCCGCAAAACGAAACCGTGGTAGTGAAGTTCGTTTCGCCACCCGAAGATCGGTCCCATAAGTACGGCTGGGAAAGCGATGTGTCACATCAACGCAAGCTGAGTTCATACGCGAACGAGCGGGCGTGGTACAACGGTGCCTCATCGGAATGTCGCGAACGCTGCCGCATGGCAAACCTGATCGCCAGCGAAGCGGTGGAGAATCGTTGGCTGTTTGTTCTGGAAGATCTCGACAAGGCCGGATTTCCCATTCGTAGCAGCGGCGTCAATGAGAGGCAGCTTAATTCCTGTCTGCGTTGGTTGGCGAATTTGCATGCTTCGTTTCTTTTCGACACGCGGATTCCCAACTCGCAAATCTCGGCCATCGAACATGGACTTTGGCCAACCGGCACCTATTGGCATCTGGACACGCGACCGGATGAGTACGATTCGATGCCCGGTGGTGTTTTGAAAAACTCAGCTGCTTCGATCGATCAGAAATTGAACTCCGCCAGGTTTCAAACCATCGTTCACGGCGATGCGAAATTGGCGAACTTCTGCTTTTCCGAATCTGACGACGTTGCGGTGGTCGATTTTCAGTACGTCGGTGGCGGGTGCGGTATGAAGGATTTCGCCTATTTCATCAGCAGCTGTTTCTCGGACTCGGAATGTGAATCGCAAGAATCTGATTTACTGCAAACGTATTTTGACTATCTGAGTTTGGCGGTCGACGACAAAAGTCTGTTTGACGCGATCGAAGAAGAGTGGCGTTCACTTTATGCGTTTGCGTGGGCCGACTTTCATCGCTTTCTTGCGGGCTGGTCGCCAGGACACTGGAAAATTCACCGTTACAGCAAACGGCTAACAGAACAGGCACTTGCCCAGTTGCAAAATTAA
- the rny gene encoding ribonuclease Y, which produces MDYFWFTIGFLVAAVAGVAWTLLAPGGARNRSKAILDDADRQSKNMLKEADVTIRQMELEKQKELEKELKHSRDELHQRERKLDKLDSTLEQKSIDLNKQEAIVAASQSRLKIKLEQIAQHENDIIEVLEKQRKKLHEVTGLSKEDASTRLLKLLEDELADEVGGRILRHEKQMEEICQQKSRDILTMTMQRLASDHTANLTTSTIDIPNDEMKGRIIGREGRNIRAFEQETGIDVIIDDTPGVVIISGFDPVRREVAKLSLEKLIGDGRIHPTRIEEVTRETQAEIDQIILQKGREALEEVNIHGINDRIIEMLGRLHYRTSYSQNVLRHSIEVAFLSGMLAEMMGLDADLARRAGLLHDIGKAADHEIEGGHPKVGADMLKRAGESPEVVHAALGHHDQILVEHPYTVIVATADACSASRPGARRESLDRYVKRMEELESLAIEFNGVRRAYAVQAGREVRVVVASKDVSDEKAAKICRDIAHAYQEQLSFPGEIKVVVIRESRFTELAK; this is translated from the coding sequence ATGGATTATTTCTGGTTCACAATTGGATTCCTGGTCGCCGCTGTCGCTGGCGTTGCCTGGACGCTGCTTGCGCCCGGCGGAGCTCGAAACCGCTCGAAAGCCATTCTCGATGACGCCGATCGGCAGTCGAAAAACATGCTCAAGGAGGCCGATGTCACCATTCGCCAGATGGAGCTGGAGAAGCAGAAGGAACTGGAAAAGGAGCTGAAACACTCTCGCGACGAATTGCACCAGAGAGAGCGAAAGCTGGACAAACTTGATTCGACGCTGGAACAGAAATCAATTGATCTGAACAAGCAGGAAGCCATCGTTGCGGCGTCGCAAAGTCGATTGAAGATCAAGCTGGAGCAAATCGCACAGCATGAAAATGACATCATTGAAGTGCTGGAGAAACAACGCAAGAAGCTGCACGAAGTCACAGGGCTGAGCAAGGAGGACGCTTCGACGCGACTTTTGAAACTGCTCGAAGACGAACTTGCTGACGAAGTCGGAGGCAGGATTCTCCGGCACGAAAAACAGATGGAGGAGATCTGCCAGCAAAAGTCGCGTGACATTCTGACAATGACGATGCAACGGCTTGCTTCGGACCACACGGCGAATCTGACGACCAGCACGATCGACATCCCCAACGATGAAATGAAAGGCCGCATCATCGGACGCGAAGGCCGTAACATTCGGGCCTTTGAGCAGGAAACGGGCATCGATGTAATCATCGACGATACGCCTGGCGTGGTGATCATCAGCGGATTTGATCCGGTCCGCCGCGAGGTCGCGAAATTATCGCTGGAGAAGCTGATCGGGGACGGACGGATTCACCCAACCAGAATCGAAGAGGTGACGCGGGAAACTCAAGCGGAGATCGACCAGATCATCTTGCAAAAGGGACGCGAAGCGCTTGAGGAAGTCAACATCCACGGTATCAATGATCGCATCATCGAAATGCTCGGGCGACTGCACTACCGGACCAGCTACAGCCAAAACGTTTTGCGGCACAGCATCGAAGTCGCTTTCCTGTCCGGCATGCTGGCAGAGATGATGGGCCTGGATGCGGATCTGGCTCGGCGAGCAGGGTTGCTGCACGATATCGGCAAAGCTGCAGACCATGAGATCGAAGGCGGACATCCGAAAGTCGGCGCCGACATGCTGAAGCGGGCAGGGGAGTCACCAGAAGTCGTTCACGCCGCGCTCGGACACCACGACCAGATACTCGTTGAACATCCGTATACGGTGATCGTCGCGACGGCCGATGCCTGCAGTGCGTCGCGGCCGGGAGCACGCCGGGAGTCGCTTGATCGATACGTGAAACGGATGGAAGAGCTGGAGTCTTTGGCAATCGAATTCAATGGCGTTCGCCGAGCCTACGCGGTTCAGGCCGGTCGAGAGGTCCGCGTTGTGGTCGCTTCGAAGGACGTGTCGGACGAAAAAGCAGCCAAGATCTGCCGCGACATTGCTCACGCCTATCAGGAACAACTCTCGTTTCCCGGCGAGATCAAAGTCGTCGTGATCCGCGAATCGCGTTTTACCGAGTTGGCGAAATAG
- the ileS gene encoding isoleucine--tRNA ligase has product MSSQGDTSKFSFPENEVKTLDFWNENDIYQKSLERRKGGPKYVFFEGPPTANGKPHPGHCLTRAIKDLFPRYKTMKGFYCERKAGWDTHGLPVEVEVCKELGIHAKEEIEDYGVEPFIQKCQQSVWQYMQQWEELTQRLGFWVKLDEAYVTYHQSYVESVWWSLKNLFDRNLLYEGHKIIWWWAQGGTALSSGEVGQGYKTVRDPSVYVRFPMLDEEKFPNTSLLVWTTTPWTLPSNQFAAVKDDIEYALVYDAELDQNLIFAKDLVETIAGKLKRELEIKSTMKGSELIGERYRPPFDYFYKSMGDQTGKLVDGGTQHKCWRITQADFVTTDSGTGAVHEAPAFGEVDYELLMAELDRFEPGEGPELICPILPNGKFNEQVPDFEGMWVKEADKPILRALKDAGSLYLQEQYEHEYPFCWRADDDPLIQYPRRSWFIRTTQYKDTMLANNQEINWMPDHIKDGRFGNFLESNVDWALSRERYWGTPLPIWKCESTGRYDAVGSYDELLQKPGLSGTEVWESAKAANPELVEDLKVHKPYIDAVTYDSPFEDGARMKRVTEVIDCWYDSGAMPFAQWGYPHQGKEEFESQFPADFISEALDQTRGWFYSQLAISSLLFGDDEGSEAKVDFPHPFKNCIVLGLMLAEGSVCVKCGKRHSSDAKKCEDCGSKVVRKTEKMSKRLRNYRPPNEIFDLYGADALRWYFFANQPPWTSIIYSERAIKESIPEFLLRMWNVYSFFTLYAGIDGFDPSSVTSPGELGHEDLASGEGFRPVGERSELDRWIISELNRTIAEVTSAMDAYDNYGAARSLNHFVDVLSNWYVRRSRDRFWAKDTKDPNKLDAYWTLYECLAALAKLNAPFVPFITETIWQNLTQSFRDKGAEVPLSVHLCDYPVADDSLYDEDLSRRMELLRQIASLGLSARMNAKLKVRQPLSGVTVVLTSDQDQAWLEQHAELLKTELNVRDVTFTLDADEYVTYQVVPNFKALGPRVGRLMPKVKKAFGEADGGEMLAALTADGKASIDVEGESIELTNDDVEVRLQAKEGWAAAQGAGVVVVLATELTPDLIRAGMARDLVRLVQDQRKANDYERTDRIALVICTDDDDFKKAIEENRDYLCGETLAETLEVKSLADAGSDFVEKSIGEVIVKLGLAVAKS; this is encoded by the coding sequence ATGTCCTCGCAAGGCGATACCTCCAAATTCAGCTTTCCTGAAAACGAAGTCAAAACGCTCGACTTCTGGAACGAAAACGACATCTATCAAAAGTCGCTGGAGCGACGAAAAGGCGGCCCGAAATACGTCTTCTTCGAAGGCCCGCCGACCGCCAACGGCAAGCCCCACCCGGGTCACTGTTTGACGCGCGCGATCAAGGACCTGTTTCCTCGTTACAAGACGATGAAAGGCTTCTACTGCGAACGCAAAGCCGGTTGGGACACCCACGGTCTGCCGGTGGAAGTCGAAGTCTGTAAAGAGCTCGGCATCCACGCGAAAGAAGAGATCGAAGACTACGGAGTGGAGCCCTTTATCCAAAAGTGCCAACAGTCCGTGTGGCAGTACATGCAGCAGTGGGAAGAGCTGACTCAGCGGCTCGGTTTCTGGGTCAAGCTCGATGAGGCCTACGTCACGTATCACCAGAGCTACGTTGAATCCGTTTGGTGGTCGCTGAAGAATCTCTTCGATCGCAACTTGCTCTACGAAGGCCACAAAATCATCTGGTGGTGGGCTCAGGGCGGAACCGCGCTTTCCAGTGGCGAAGTCGGTCAGGGCTATAAAACCGTTCGCGACCCGAGCGTTTATGTCCGCTTTCCGATGCTCGACGAAGAGAAATTTCCCAACACCTCGCTGCTGGTTTGGACGACGACTCCGTGGACACTGCCTTCGAACCAGTTCGCTGCAGTAAAGGACGATATCGAATACGCTCTCGTCTACGACGCCGAACTCGATCAGAATCTGATCTTCGCCAAAGACCTCGTCGAAACGATCGCGGGTAAGCTCAAACGCGAACTCGAAATCAAATCGACGATGAAAGGTTCGGAGTTGATCGGCGAGCGTTATCGCCCTCCGTTTGACTACTTCTACAAGTCCATGGGCGACCAGACCGGTAAGTTGGTCGATGGCGGAACTCAGCATAAATGTTGGCGGATCACTCAAGCCGATTTCGTGACGACCGACAGCGGAACCGGCGCCGTGCATGAGGCTCCGGCTTTCGGTGAAGTCGACTATGAACTGTTGATGGCGGAGTTGGATCGCTTTGAGCCTGGCGAAGGCCCGGAGCTGATCTGCCCGATCCTTCCCAATGGAAAATTCAATGAACAGGTTCCTGACTTCGAAGGTATGTGGGTCAAGGAAGCGGACAAGCCGATCTTGCGAGCGCTCAAGGATGCCGGCTCGCTGTACTTGCAGGAGCAGTACGAGCACGAGTATCCGTTCTGCTGGCGAGCCGATGACGATCCGTTGATTCAGTATCCGCGTCGCAGTTGGTTCATCCGCACGACACAGTACAAAGACACGATGCTGGCCAACAACCAGGAAATCAACTGGATGCCGGACCACATCAAGGACGGTCGCTTCGGAAACTTTCTCGAAAGCAACGTCGACTGGGCGTTGTCGCGCGAACGTTACTGGGGCACGCCGTTGCCGATCTGGAAATGCGAATCCACCGGTCGTTACGATGCGGTTGGCTCCTATGATGAACTGCTGCAAAAGCCTGGCTTGAGCGGAACAGAAGTTTGGGAGTCCGCGAAAGCTGCCAATCCTGAACTGGTCGAGGACCTCAAAGTTCACAAGCCCTACATCGATGCGGTGACTTACGATTCGCCCTTCGAAGACGGTGCACGGATGAAGCGTGTGACCGAAGTCATCGACTGCTGGTACGACAGCGGCGCGATGCCGTTTGCTCAGTGGGGATATCCGCATCAGGGGAAAGAGGAATTCGAATCTCAGTTCCCGGCCGACTTCATTAGTGAAGCTCTCGACCAAACTCGCGGCTGGTTTTACTCGCAATTGGCAATCAGTTCTCTGCTGTTTGGTGACGACGAAGGCAGTGAAGCCAAAGTCGATTTCCCACATCCATTCAAAAACTGCATCGTGCTCGGCTTGATGTTGGCCGAAGGCAGCGTATGTGTGAAGTGCGGAAAACGTCATAGTTCAGACGCGAAAAAGTGCGAAGATTGCGGCTCAAAAGTCGTTCGCAAAACCGAAAAAATGTCGAAGCGACTGCGGAACTATCGTCCGCCGAACGAGATCTTCGACCTTTACGGTGCGGACGCGTTGCGTTGGTATTTCTTCGCCAATCAACCGCCGTGGACGTCAATCATCTACAGCGAACGGGCGATCAAGGAAAGCATTCCCGAATTCCTGCTGCGGATGTGGAACGTGTACAGTTTCTTCACGCTCTACGCCGGCATCGATGGCTTTGATCCATCGTCCGTGACTTCGCCGGGCGAACTCGGACATGAAGACCTGGCTTCCGGCGAAGGGTTTCGACCCGTCGGTGAACGTAGTGAGCTTGATCGTTGGATCATCAGCGAGCTGAATCGTACGATCGCTGAAGTCACCAGCGCGATGGACGCTTACGACAACTACGGAGCCGCTCGTTCGTTGAATCATTTCGTCGACGTGTTGAGTAACTGGTACGTGCGTCGCAGCCGTGACCGTTTTTGGGCCAAGGACACGAAGGATCCGAACAAGCTGGATGCGTATTGGACGCTGTACGAATGTCTGGCGGCGCTGGCCAAATTGAATGCTCCATTTGTGCCTTTCATCACGGAAACCATTTGGCAGAATTTGACTCAGTCGTTCCGTGACAAAGGTGCCGAAGTTCCGCTGAGCGTTCACTTGTGTGACTATCCTGTTGCCGACGATTCGCTCTACGACGAAGACCTTTCGCGCCGCATGGAACTACTGCGGCAGATTGCGTCGCTTGGTTTGTCGGCCCGGATGAATGCGAAATTGAAAGTGCGTCAGCCGCTGTCGGGCGTGACGGTGGTGCTGACTTCTGATCAGGATCAAGCCTGGTTGGAGCAGCATGCGGAGCTTTTGAAGACCGAGCTGAACGTACGTGACGTGACGTTTACACTCGACGCGGACGAATACGTGACCTATCAGGTCGTGCCGAACTTCAAGGCACTTGGCCCGCGGGTCGGCAGGCTGATGCCGAAAGTAAAAAAGGCGTTTGGTGAAGCAGATGGCGGTGAGATGTTGGCTGCTTTGACGGCCGACGGCAAGGCTTCGATTGACGTCGAGGGCGAATCGATCGAGCTGACCAACGACGATGTCGAAGTTCGTTTGCAAGCCAAAGAAGGCTGGGCGGCGGCACAGGGTGCTGGCGTGGTGGTCGTGCTGGCGACCGAGCTTACGCCTGATCTGATTCGGGCTGGTATGGCTCGCGATCTTGTGCGTCTGGTTCAGGATCAACGCAAAGCAAACGATTACGAGCGAACTGATCGGATTGCTTTGGTGATCTGCACCGACGACGATGATTTCAAAAAGGCGATCGAGGAGAACCGTGATTACCTCTGCGGTGAGACTTTGGCGGAGACGCTGGAAGTGAAATCTCTCGCCGACGCAGGATCGGATTTCGTCGAAAAATCGATTGGGGAAGTCATTGTGAAACTGGGTCTCGCAGTGGCAAAATCCTGA
- the purN gene encoding phosphoribosylglycinamide formyltransferase has protein sequence MPRPIKIAVLISGGGTTLKNLIVRIDAGSLDAEIALVVSNNPDAKGLNFAREASIDSKVISHKEFDGRHSFSEAIFDALRASGAELIVMGGFLRQLSIPDDFENRIINIHPSLIPAFCGKGNYGSRVHQGVLDYGCKLTGCTVHFVDDDYDHGPIIAQASVPVESGDDVKSLAARVFAAECELLPSVINRIANGDVSVAGRIVSVR, from the coding sequence ATGCCGCGACCGATCAAAATCGCAGTTCTGATTTCTGGCGGCGGCACCACGCTGAAAAATCTCATTGTGCGAATCGATGCAGGTTCGCTCGATGCCGAGATTGCGTTGGTCGTTTCCAATAACCCTGACGCAAAGGGACTCAATTTCGCACGTGAGGCATCGATTGACTCAAAAGTCATCTCTCACAAGGAGTTTGACGGTCGGCATTCGTTCAGCGAAGCGATTTTCGATGCACTGCGAGCCAGCGGCGCCGAACTGATCGTGATGGGTGGCTTTCTGCGACAGCTTTCCATTCCTGACGATTTTGAAAACCGGATCATCAACATTCACCCCAGCCTGATTCCGGCGTTTTGCGGCAAAGGCAACTATGGGTCTCGTGTTCATCAAGGCGTCTTGGACTATGGCTGTAAGCTAACCGGATGCACGGTGCACTTCGTTGACGACGACTACGATCATGGCCCGATCATCGCCCAGGCTTCGGTGCCGGTGGAAAGCGGAGACGACGTAAAGTCGCTTGCAGCACGGGTTTTTGCGGCCGAATGTGAATTGCTGCCCAGCGTCATCAACCGAATCGCAAATGGCGACGTATCTGTTGCCGGTCGCATTGTTTCGGTGCGTTAA